From Sphingopyxis sp. USTB-05, the proteins below share one genomic window:
- a CDS encoding site-specific DNA-methyltransferase, with protein sequence MGVMERVKAPAAKLRTPKVDPADLPLDSILQGDCVEMMRSLPAASVDMIFADPPYNLQLGGDLLRPDGSQVDAVDDDWDKFDSLATYDRFTHAWLKEAKRILKPNGSIWVIGSYHNIFRVGTALQDNGYWILNDIVWRKANPMPNFKGTRFTNAHETLIWASMGEKSRYTFNYRAMKTLNDELQMRSDWLIPICGGQERLKKGGTKVHPTQKPEALLYRILLACSNPGDVVLDPFFGTGTTGAVAKRLGRHFIGIEREDDYIAAALERIELALPLDESAVKTMMAPKAATRVAFGTLVECGMIAPGTVLTDAKRRWKAKVRVDGSLDCDGQPAGSIHKVGASLQGAPSCNGWTFWHVDNGKELRVIDAVRQDWLLANEA encoded by the coding sequence ATGGGTGTTATGGAACGGGTCAAGGCGCCGGCGGCGAAGCTGCGGACGCCCAAGGTAGACCCCGCGGACCTGCCGCTCGACAGCATTTTGCAGGGCGATTGCGTCGAAATGATGCGCAGCCTGCCCGCCGCTTCGGTCGATATGATCTTCGCCGATCCGCCGTATAACCTCCAACTCGGCGGCGATCTGCTGCGTCCCGACGGAAGTCAGGTCGATGCGGTCGACGACGATTGGGACAAGTTCGACAGCCTCGCGACCTACGATCGCTTCACCCACGCCTGGCTCAAGGAAGCGAAGCGCATCCTGAAGCCGAACGGCAGCATCTGGGTGATCGGCAGCTATCACAATATTTTCCGCGTCGGCACCGCGCTGCAGGACAATGGATACTGGATCCTCAACGACATCGTGTGGCGCAAGGCGAACCCGATGCCGAATTTCAAGGGCACGCGCTTCACCAACGCGCATGAGACGCTGATCTGGGCGTCGATGGGCGAAAAGTCACGCTATACGTTCAATTATCGCGCGATGAAGACACTGAACGACGAGCTTCAGATGCGCTCGGACTGGCTGATCCCGATCTGCGGCGGTCAAGAGCGACTGAAGAAGGGCGGCACGAAAGTCCATCCGACGCAGAAGCCCGAAGCGTTGCTCTATCGCATCCTGCTCGCCTGTTCGAACCCCGGCGACGTGGTCCTCGACCCCTTCTTCGGCACCGGCACGACGGGCGCGGTGGCAAAGCGCCTCGGCCGCCATTTCATCGGCATCGAGCGCGAGGATGATTATATCGCGGCCGCGCTGGAGCGCATCGAACTGGCGCTGCCGCTCGATGAAAGCGCGGTGAAGACGATGATGGCGCCCAAGGCGGCGACGCGCGTCGCGTTCGGTACGCTCGTCGAATGCGGCATGATCGCACCAGGAACGGTACTGACCGACGCCAAGCGCCGCTGGAAGGCGAAAGTGCGGGTCGATGGCAGCCTCGATTGCGACGGCCAGCCGGCGGGGTCGATCCATAAGGTCGGTGCAAGCCTGCAAGGCGCGCCGAGTTGCAACGGCTGGACCTTCTGGCACGTCGACAATGGCAAGGAATTGCGCGTGATCGACGCGGTACGGCAGGATTGGTTGCTGGCGAACGAAGCCTGA
- a CDS encoding oxidoreductase: MSRGFTADDVSVQTGRTFLVTGANAGIGFEVSKILAARGAHVVLACRDEDRAEVAMNRIWIDVPKAELSFQPLDLADLDQVRDAAKAVLSGPRIDVLINNAGVMIPPRTLTKQGFELQFGVNHLGTFAFTGLVHGHVDDRIVITGSIAHKSGAMDYSDLSASRSYHNWARYQMSKLANLLHMFELDRRLSAAGRATQAIGCHPGVALTELTRHLPLPLRTMTPLAGPFFNSAAQGAWPTLQAATGARVQGGDYLGPQGLGEISGRSGPARATRDARDPKLARELWMRSIELTGVDPGL, translated from the coding sequence ATGAGCAGGGGATTTACGGCCGACGATGTGTCGGTCCAGACCGGCCGCACTTTCCTTGTCACCGGTGCCAATGCCGGGATCGGTTTCGAAGTCTCAAAAATCCTCGCAGCGCGCGGCGCACATGTGGTCCTCGCCTGCCGCGACGAGGACAGGGCCGAGGTCGCGATGAACCGCATCTGGATCGACGTGCCAAAGGCTGAGCTTTCGTTCCAGCCGCTCGATCTTGCCGATCTCGACCAGGTCCGCGATGCGGCGAAGGCCGTGCTCTCGGGTCCGCGGATCGATGTGCTGATCAACAATGCCGGGGTGATGATCCCACCGAGGACGCTGACGAAGCAGGGTTTCGAGCTGCAATTCGGGGTCAATCACCTGGGCACCTTCGCCTTCACCGGGCTGGTCCACGGCCATGTCGACGACCGGATCGTCATCACCGGCAGTATCGCGCACAAGAGCGGCGCGATGGATTACAGCGATCTGTCGGCGTCGCGCAGCTATCATAATTGGGCGCGCTATCAGATGAGCAAGCTCGCGAACCTGCTCCATATGTTCGAACTCGACCGTCGTTTGAGCGCCGCAGGACGAGCGACGCAGGCGATCGGATGCCACCCGGGGGTGGCGCTCACCGAACTGACCCGGCACCTGCCGCTCCCGCTACGCACGATGACGCCGCTTGCAGGCCCCTTTTTCAACAGCGCAGCGCAGGGTGCCTGGCCGACGCTGCAGGCGGCAACGGGCGCGCGCGTCCAGGGCGGCGACTATCTGGGGCCGCAGGGGCTTGGTGAGATATCGGGACGCTCGGGGCCCGCGCGCGCAACTCGCGACGCGCGCGATCCAAAGCTGGCACGCGAGCTTTGGATGCGTTCAATCGAATTGACCGGGGTCGATCCGGGGCTTTGA
- a CDS encoding ribonuclease HII, translating into MIVGVDEAGRGPLAGPVVAAAVLLCEGGIDGLDDSKKLTAKRRAELEAQIKTRCRWGVGEASVAEIDRINILQATFLAMTRAVEALGFEPAEVLVDGNRLPRWRYTARAIIGGDALHPCISAASIIAKEHRDRFMVAAARDFPGFGWETNMGYGTAQHLAALRQHGPTPHHRTSFAPVAQMQLV; encoded by the coding sequence ATGATCGTCGGCGTTGACGAAGCCGGGCGCGGGCCGCTGGCGGGCCCGGTGGTCGCGGCGGCGGTGCTGCTCTGCGAAGGCGGCATCGATGGTCTCGATGACAGCAAGAAGCTAACCGCAAAACGCCGCGCCGAACTCGAAGCGCAGATCAAGACGCGCTGCCGTTGGGGCGTCGGCGAGGCGAGCGTTGCGGAAATCGACCGCATCAACATCCTGCAGGCGACCTTCCTCGCAATGACGCGCGCGGTCGAAGCGCTGGGGTTCGAACCCGCCGAGGTGCTGGTCGACGGCAACCGCCTGCCGCGCTGGCGCTATACCGCGCGCGCGATCATAGGCGGCGACGCGCTGCACCCCTGTATTTCGGCGGCGAGCATCATCGCGAAGGAACATCGCGACCGCTTCATGGTGGCAGCGGCGCGCGACTTCCCCGGCTTTGGCTGGGAAACCAACATGGGTTATGGTACCGCCCAGCATCTTGCGGCGCTGCGGCAGCATGGCCCCACGCCGCATCATCGGACCAGTTTTGCCCCGGTCGCCCAAATGCAGCTGGTCTGA
- the thiD gene encoding bifunctional hydroxymethylpyrimidine kinase/phosphomethylpyrimidine kinase — translation MTARVLIIAGSDSGGGAGIQADIKAVTMLGGHAMTAITAITAQNTLGVQGVHPVPTAMALQQIDSVASDIGVDAVKIGMIGSAETAAAVAERLSQPDLAQAALVFDPVMVATSGSVLADAPTIDAFRALLNRAMVATPNLPELDALGGEEAVLAHGCSLLVKGGHAEGETVIDRLLETGEGEVARWEAPRIDTPHSHGTGCTLASAIATGLAQGMPLEPAIARARDFVRLSLHDAPGLGQGHGPMGQQYVRNDGLFTGPALNQVTLPANDYAVSVAFYKQMGLKQIVDSPDNGYARFEAANGVTLSIHVGDGAAGGATTYLESGALDAWVAYLARRGVRFDQMPKDEEWGWREARLTDPAGNRLCLYQAAEYRRYPPWRI, via the coding sequence ATGACCGCGCGCGTCCTGATTATTGCAGGTTCTGACAGCGGCGGCGGCGCCGGTATCCAGGCCGACATCAAGGCGGTCACGATGCTCGGCGGCCATGCGATGACCGCGATCACCGCGATCACCGCGCAGAACACGCTGGGGGTGCAGGGCGTCCATCCGGTCCCGACCGCGATGGCCTTGCAACAGATCGACAGCGTCGCGTCGGACATCGGCGTCGATGCGGTCAAGATCGGCATGATCGGCAGCGCCGAAACCGCTGCGGCGGTGGCGGAACGATTGTCGCAGCCAGACCTCGCGCAGGCTGCGCTTGTATTCGATCCGGTGATGGTCGCCACCAGCGGATCGGTCCTCGCCGATGCGCCGACAATCGACGCGTTTCGCGCGTTGCTGAACCGCGCGATGGTCGCGACGCCGAACCTGCCCGAACTCGATGCGCTTGGCGGTGAGGAAGCGGTGCTCGCACACGGCTGTTCGCTGCTGGTGAAGGGCGGCCATGCCGAGGGCGAGACGGTGATCGACCGTTTGCTCGAAACGGGCGAGGGCGAGGTTGCGCGCTGGGAAGCACCACGGATCGACACGCCGCACAGCCACGGCACCGGCTGCACGCTTGCGAGCGCGATCGCAACGGGGCTGGCGCAGGGAATGCCGCTTGAGCCCGCGATCGCGCGTGCGCGGGATTTCGTGCGCCTTTCGCTGCACGATGCACCGGGGCTGGGGCAGGGGCATGGCCCGATGGGGCAGCAATATGTGCGTAACGACGGGCTGTTCACCGGCCCGGCGCTCAACCAAGTCACGCTGCCCGCAAATGATTATGCGGTATCAGTCGCCTTCTACAAGCAGATGGGGTTGAAGCAGATCGTCGATAGTCCCGACAATGGATATGCCCGCTTCGAGGCTGCGAACGGCGTTACCTTGTCGATCCATGTCGGCGACGGCGCGGCTGGCGGTGCCACGACCTATCTGGAAAGCGGCGCGCTCGACGCGTGGGTCGCGTATCTGGCGCGGCGCGGCGTCCGGTTCGACCAGATGCCGAAGGATGAGGAATGGGGCTGGCGCGAGGCGCGACTGACCGATCCCGCGGGCAATCGCCTGTGCCTGTATCAGGCCGCCGAATATCGGCGCTATCCGCCGTGGCGCATATGA
- a CDS encoding DUF1272 domain-containing protein, whose product MLEMRPDCEKCGRDLPANLHGAFICSFECTFCANCADKLDEICPNCGGDLLDRPLREGAALAKFPASTERKHKG is encoded by the coding sequence ATGCTTGAAATGCGACCCGATTGCGAAAAATGCGGACGCGATCTGCCCGCCAATCTTCACGGGGCCTTCATCTGCTCGTTCGAATGCACCTTCTGCGCGAACTGCGCAGACAAGCTCGACGAGATTTGCCCCAATTGCGGCGGCGACCTGCTCGACCGGCCGCTGCGCGAAGGCGCGGCGCTGGCCAAATTCCCCGCGTCGACGGAGCGAAAGCATAAGGGGTGA
- the glmM gene encoding phosphoglucosamine mutase, whose product MRKFFGTDGIRGLTNRAPMTAEVAMRVGMAAGAHFLRGEHKHRVVIGKDTRLSGYMLENALVAGFTSVGMDVVQVGPMPTPAIAMLTRSMRADLGVMISASHNPYQDNGIKLFGPDGYKLSDEDEAQIEHLLTVEPKLADVAHIGRAKRIDDARGRYIHAVKQSLPESVRLDGLRIVLDCANGAAYNSAPTVFWELGADVVAIGVEPNGTNINDKCGSTAPALLQETVVASGADIGIALDGDADRLIVVDEKGTIVDGDQIMGLIGASWARQGRLKGGGVVATVMSNLGLERFLEGEGLRLERTKVGDRYVLERMKEGGFNVGGEQSGHMILSDHATTGDGTLAALQVLAELVAGGKPASDLLHQFDPVPQLLKNVRFASGKPLEDKHVIAAIAEGEAALNGRGRLVIRPSGTEPLIRVMAEGDDAGQVEQVVDMICDAVRAAAA is encoded by the coding sequence ATGCGCAAGTTTTTCGGAACCGACGGGATTCGCGGCCTGACCAACCGGGCGCCGATGACCGCGGAGGTCGCGATGCGCGTCGGGATGGCGGCGGGCGCACATTTTCTGCGCGGCGAACACAAGCATCGCGTCGTGATCGGCAAGGACACGCGTTTGTCGGGCTATATGCTCGAAAATGCGCTCGTTGCCGGCTTCACCAGTGTGGGCATGGACGTGGTGCAGGTCGGCCCAATGCCGACCCCGGCGATCGCGATGCTGACGCGCTCGATGCGCGCCGACCTCGGCGTGATGATTTCGGCGAGCCATAATCCCTATCAGGACAATGGGATCAAGCTGTTCGGCCCCGACGGCTACAAGCTCTCCGACGAGGATGAGGCACAGATCGAACATCTGCTGACCGTCGAGCCAAAGCTCGCCGATGTGGCGCATATCGGCCGCGCCAAGCGCATCGACGATGCGCGCGGCCGCTATATCCACGCGGTCAAGCAGAGCCTGCCCGAATCGGTCCGCCTCGACGGGCTGCGCATCGTGCTCGATTGCGCGAACGGAGCGGCTTACAACAGTGCGCCAACGGTGTTCTGGGAGCTTGGCGCCGACGTCGTCGCGATCGGGGTCGAGCCCAACGGCACCAACATCAATGACAAATGCGGATCGACCGCGCCCGCCTTGCTTCAGGAAACTGTGGTTGCGAGCGGCGCCGACATCGGCATTGCGCTCGACGGCGATGCCGACCGGCTGATCGTCGTCGACGAAAAGGGGACGATCGTCGACGGCGACCAGATCATGGGACTGATCGGAGCGAGCTGGGCACGGCAAGGGCGTTTAAAGGGCGGCGGGGTCGTCGCAACGGTGATGTCGAACCTCGGGCTCGAACGCTTTCTCGAAGGCGAAGGGTTGCGGCTCGAACGCACCAAGGTCGGTGACCGCTATGTGCTCGAACGCATGAAGGAAGGCGGCTTCAACGTCGGCGGCGAACAGTCGGGGCATATGATCCTGTCGGATCATGCGACCACCGGCGACGGGACGCTGGCGGCGCTGCAGGTGCTTGCCGAGCTGGTTGCCGGCGGCAAGCCGGCAAGCGATCTGCTCCACCAGTTCGATCCCGTGCCGCAGCTTTTGAAGAATGTCCGCTTTGCCAGCGGCAAGCCGCTCGAGGACAAGCATGTCATCGCGGCGATCGCCGAGGGCGAGGCGGCGCTCAACGGGCGCGGGCGTCTCGTCATCCGTCCGTCCGGCACCGAACCGCTCATCCGCGTGATGGCCGAGGGCGACGATGCCGGACAGGTCGAGCAGGTCGTCGACATGATCTGCGACGCGGTGCGCGCCGCGGCGGCATAG
- a CDS encoding dicarboxylate/amino acid:cation symporter, with the protein MKSAWFILSALVAGMLLGIAVELVSPAAGTASLPYIEPIGLLWLNALKMTIVPLVVALLVTGITATADAARAGKLAFRAVMTFLGAIFLSGLMTLLLAPLLLRLFPLSPGAAEALRHGLGGTTEAGPSPTFGDFLLSLIPTNPIAAAADTAILPLIVFTTIFAFAITKLEPPQRATLSGLFKALGDAMLIVIGWILALAPIGVFALGYALAVKAGVAAFGGLVHYVLILSAIGASCILLGLLLAWLVVGIPLPRFVRAMVPTLAVAISTQSSLASLPAMLKSSEELGVDPKKADVVLPLAVALFRFTSPAMNLAVVVYVAWLFGIELTPWEMAVGLLVAMAAALSSVSLPGSISFVTSIAPIAVSMGVPVAPLGLLVAVETFPDIFRTIGNVIGDVAATKYAADGVEGEAPTVGETA; encoded by the coding sequence TTGAAATCCGCTTGGTTCATTCTCTCGGCGCTTGTCGCTGGCATGTTGCTAGGGATCGCCGTCGAACTTGTTTCGCCCGCTGCGGGCACTGCGTCGCTTCCCTATATCGAACCGATCGGGCTGCTCTGGCTCAACGCGCTCAAGATGACGATCGTCCCGCTTGTCGTCGCGCTGCTCGTCACGGGTATCACCGCGACCGCCGATGCCGCGCGCGCAGGCAAGCTCGCCTTCCGCGCGGTGATGACCTTTCTGGGTGCGATCTTCCTGTCCGGGTTGATGACGCTGCTGCTCGCGCCCTTGCTGCTCCGCCTCTTCCCGCTGTCTCCCGGCGCCGCCGAAGCGCTGCGTCACGGACTTGGCGGCACGACCGAGGCAGGCCCATCGCCGACCTTCGGCGATTTCCTGTTGTCGCTCATTCCGACCAACCCGATCGCGGCGGCGGCAGACACGGCGATTCTGCCACTCATCGTCTTCACGACCATCTTTGCCTTCGCGATCACCAAGCTCGAGCCGCCGCAGCGCGCGACGCTGTCGGGGCTGTTCAAGGCGCTCGGCGATGCGATGCTGATCGTCATCGGCTGGATCCTCGCGCTCGCGCCTATCGGGGTTTTCGCGCTCGGCTATGCGCTTGCGGTCAAGGCGGGAGTCGCGGCGTTCGGTGGGCTTGTCCACTACGTGCTGATCCTGTCGGCGATCGGTGCCAGTTGCATTTTGCTCGGTCTGCTCCTCGCATGGCTTGTCGTCGGCATACCCCTCCCGCGCTTCGTCCGCGCGATGGTTCCGACGCTCGCGGTCGCGATCAGCACGCAAAGCTCGCTCGCAAGCCTGCCGGCGATGCTGAAGTCGTCGGAGGAACTCGGCGTCGATCCGAAAAAGGCCGACGTCGTCCTGCCGCTCGCGGTCGCGCTGTTCCGTTTCACCAGCCCCGCCATGAACCTTGCCGTTGTCGTCTATGTCGCGTGGCTGTTCGGCATCGAACTGACGCCTTGGGAAATGGCCGTCGGTCTCCTCGTCGCAATGGCGGCTGCGCTTTCCTCGGTCAGCCTGCCAGGCTCGATTAGCTTCGTGACGTCGATCGCCCCGATTGCGGTGTCGATGGGCGTTCCCGTCGCACCGCTCGGGCTGCTCGTCGCGGTCGAGACTTTCCCTGACATTTTCCGTACAATCGGCAATGTTATCGGC